The window AGCCAATCGCCCACTAAAGACTATACGGAGTCTCGCGTGGAGGGCGTATGGACCGAACCATCGACCACGTCGCGTTCGGTGGTATGGAGTTGTACGAACTCCGGACCGCCGCCAACGAAGTCGGTCTCACGCCGACGTACGGCGGTGAACACAACACCGGAACGACGCACATGGCAGTCGTCCCCTTTCCCGACGGGTCGTACCTCGAACTCATCGCGCCGACGCTCGGAACCGATGCCGAAGATTCAGGATTCTGGCCGACCCACCTCGCGGCCGACGCCGGCCCAACAGCGTGGTGTCTCGAAGTCCCAGACGTAGCAGCGAGTGCCAAAGCGGCTATCGACGCTGGCGTCCCCGTTGATGGCCCGCACGAGGCCGCACGAGCACGTCCCGACGGCCGCCTCGTCGAGTGGGACATGTGCTTCGAGGGCGACGACTTGCGCCTCCCGTTTACCATCCACGACCGGACCCCGCGCGACTATCGCGTCCCGCGCACGTCGCACAATACGGCGGTGCGCGGCCTGCGGACCGTGGTCGTCGCGACCCGTGACCGCGAGGCGACTGCCTCTCTGTTCGCTCGGCGACACCGCTACTCGTCGCCTGTCGATATCAACGGTCCGTTCACCAACTTCGCAGTCCTTCCGGGCACGCCGCTGGCACTCTGTGAACCCGGTGACGGGGAACTCGACGCCCGCATCGACGAGGTCGGAGAAGGGCCGTGTGCGTTCCTCGTCGGGGTCACGGACCTCGACAGAGCACGACAATCGCTCTCGCTCGGTCCGGAGATACGGTTCAGCGACCGCAGGATGGCGTGGTTCGACCACGACCTGTTCGACCGGCGGTTAGGCGTGGTCGAACTCCCCTGAGACCGGTCCGAGGTACGTCCCGCCCCATCCCGTCTCAGGCGGCGCAGTTGTTCGGCCCGAGTTCGAGTTCAGTCGCTTCCTCTTCGTCCGTCACCGACTCGCGCCCCGTGTTGATTGCGATGACTCGTTCGTAGTTCGGCGGTTTCTCCGGCGTGTCGTCGGCGATGCGATGGACGAACGCGTCTTCGTCGAGTCCGAGGAGGTCCAACTCCTCGCGGAGTTCGCCGAGCGTCGTACTCACGAGTTCGCCCGGCGAGGCGACGCCGTACGTTCCATCGGCGGCGACCGAGACGTGTCCGGGGAGGATTCGTGTCTCCGACGGAAGTGAGAGAATCCGCTCGTGAAGCGTGTCGTAGAGGAGTTCAGCGCCCGTGGCGGCGTCCTCGTCTCCAAACTGGAGTTCGGTGCGACCGACCGACTCGACGAACAAGGTGTCGCCGGTGAGGAGATACCGCCCGTCGACGAGGTAGTTCGTCATGTCAGAGGTGTGCCCCGGTGCGAAGCGCGCTTCGATTTCTACGTCGCCGACCTGTATCGACTCGCCGTCGTCGAGCGGCGTGAAGTCGTACTGCACGTCGCGGTCGGTGGCGTTCGCACCCATGTAGTACGGGACACCGACTCTGTCGGCCAGTGTGCGTCCGCCCGAGATGTGGTCGGCGTGGACGTGTGTGTCGAGGACGGCCGAGATGGTCATCCCTGCGTCGGCGGCGACGAGTTCGAACTCGTGGGACTGCCGTGTCGCGTCCACGACGACGGCCTCCTTCGCCGACTTCGACCCGACGACGTACCCGAGACATCCCTTGGCACGACGCTGTACCTGCGCGAGGTACAGGTCGTCTGACTCGGTATCGAGTTCCACGACTTCGTACAGTTTGCTCCAGTCTTGCATGCCGCCTTTGACGACGGTCACGTCGTCGTACCCACGAGAACTGAGTTCGAATCCGAACGAAGTAGACGAGAGGCCTTTCCCGCAGATAGCGACGATTGGGCCCTTCTCGGCGAGTTCGCCGACGCGTTCCCAGTCCCAGTCACCACCGAGGCCGTCGAGTGGATGGTACGGCACGTTCACGGCACCTGCGATGTGCCACGCGTCGAAACTCTCCGGCGGACGGGTGTCCACCACGGTGAACGACTTCCCAGCGTCGAGGTCTGTCGCGAGTTCCTGGACCGTAATCTGGTGGAGGAGTGTTCCCATGTGTGTAGCTATGGCAATCGCGGCCAATACGGTTTGTGGCGAGGGTGGGTTGGTATCTCTCTTCGGTGTACGAGCGAGATACAACGCTGTCGCTCACCGAACGAGTGTCAGAAAAGTCGGTTCGAAACGGTCGACCCGTCTACAGTTCCGCCTCGAAGTCTTCGAGGGCGTAGACGGTGTCGGTGCCGCGGCGGTCGAGCGTCTCGTTGGCGAGGAGCCAGTAGACGACCGACAGTGCGCGGCGACCCTTGTTGTTCGTCGGGACGACGAGGTCGACGTTGGACGTCTGGTTGTTGGAGTCGCACATCGCGATGACGGGGATACCGACCGTGATGGCCTCCTTGACTGCCTGCGCGTCACCGATTGGGTCGGTGACGACGACCACGTCAGGTTCGATGTAGCCGGCGTAGTCCGGGTTCGTCAGCGTGCCGGGGATAAAGCGTCCCGTGCGGGCACGAGCGCCGACGGCGTCGGCGAACTTCTCGGCCGGGAACCGACCGTACTGACGGGAGGACGTCACCAGAATCTGCTCTGGGTCGTAGTTCGCGAGGAAGTCCGCAGCGGTGCGGATTCGCGAGTCCGTCTGGCTCACGTCGAGCACGTACAGCCCATCGTCACGGACACGGTGGATGAACCGAACCATGTCGTTGGTCTTCTGCTGGGTACCGATGTGGACACCGGCGGCCAGGTAGTCTTCGACCGGGATGAGCAGGTCGGCGTCTTCGTCGGGCATGACGTCCTCGTCGAAGGCCGGCTCTGGCTCTGCTTCTTCGGCCTCGGCAGCCTCGTCGGCCGCCTCGGCGGTCTCTGCTGTCTCGTCTTCGGTGGCGGCCTCGTCGGTGCCCGTCTCGGTGACCGCTTCGGTCTCCGTCTCGGGTTCCTCGTCGGCGACCTCCACCGCGTCGTTTTCGTTGTCGCTCATACTGCGTCGTCCGCGATGCGGATGAGTTCGTTCAGTTTGGCAGTTCGCTCGCCTTGCACCGTGCCGGTCTTGATGAACGGCGCGTCGGTTGCGACGGCGAGGTGTGCGATGGTCGTGTCTTCCGTCTCACCGGAGCGGTGAGAGATGACAGCGTCCATCCCGTTTCGGGAGGCCAGTTCGACGGCGTCGAACGCGTCGGTCAGCGTCCCGATCTGGTTCGGTTTGATGAGGATGGAGTTCGCGGCACCCACGTCGATGCCATCTTGCAGGCGGTCGACGTTGGTGACGAAGAGGTCGTCACCACAGATGAGCGTGCGGTCTCCCACACGGTCGGTGAGTTCCGCGAAGCCCTCGTAGTCGTTCTCGTCGAGGGGGTCTTCGACGTAGACGAGGTCGTACTCGTCGACCATCTCGGCGACGTAGTCGATCTGCTCGTCTGTCGTCTTCGTCTCGTCGCCGTAGTGGTAGACACCATCTTCGAACATCTCCGAAGCGGCGATGTCGAGACCGAAGCGAATCTCGAAGCCGAGTTCGTCCTCGACGTCGGAGACTGCTTCGTCCATAATCTCGAACGCCTCTGCGTCGGAGACTGCTGGTGCCCACGCACCCTCGTCGCCCTTCGCGGCAGGCACACCACGCTCGTCGAGAATCTCGGACGCGCGGGCGTGGACCTTCGCGTTGGCGAAGACGGCCTCGGAGACGCTCGGCGCACCGACTGGTGCGGCGAGGAACTCCTGAATGTTCGTGGCTTCCTTGGCGTGTTCACCGCCACCGATGACGTTCCCGAGCGGCGTCGGGAAGTTGTCGCCGCGGAACGCACCGCCGAGGTGCTGGTACAGGGGTGCACCGAGCACGTCGGCACCGGCCTTCGCGGCCGCCATCGAGATGGCGACGGCGCTGTTGGCACCGATTTCCGAGAAGTTCTCGGTTCCGTCGGCACCACGCAGGGCACGGTCGACCTCACGCTGGTTGCCCGCGTGGACTTCGTCCACGAGACGGGGAACCGCGTGGCGGCGTGCTGCTGCGATAGCCTCGGTCGGCGGCAGTTCGATTGCCTCGTATTCCCCAGTGGACGCACCACTCGGGGCCGCAGCACGACCGAACCCACCGGACGCGGTGAGGACGTCGGCTTCGACCGTCGGGTTTCCACGGGAGTCGAGCACGCGGCGCAGGGAGATGGATGTGATTCGAGTCATGTTCTCACTTACCCTCTCGTTTCACGGTGAACGGAAGGACACCTGCATCGTACTCCTCGGCGGCGATAAGTATTGGTTCGGTCTGCTCGGTCTCTACGAGCACGGGTGCGCCGTAGGAGACCTGCAGTGCTCGCGCACCGAGGATGCGGGCTTTCTCGTATCGGTTGTACCGTTGTATCATTGGTAGGGAGACACGACGTCCACGAGGTCTTTGTGCGATACCATCATCCGCCGGCAGCAGGCACGAGTGACCCCGAGGTCGTCGAGGACATCTGCGGGGTCCTCGTCACCCTCGCGAGCACGGGCCTGGAATTCATCCCAGTGTTCGCCAATCACCTTGCCGCAGGTGAAACACCGGACGGGAATCATCATGGCTAGATCACCTCAGCGGTAGGACTTCTGGTAGCGAGCGCGTGCGCCCGGTCCGCCCCACTTCTTGGGTTCGGACTGGCGAACGTCGTTGACCAGCAGCGAGCGGTCGAACTCCATGTACGCGTCGCGAAGTTCCGCGTCGTTCAGGTGTTGCACCAGCCCACGAGCGAGCGCGGTGCGGACTGCGTCGGCCTGACCGGCCACGCCGCCCCCGTTGACGCGCACGTCGATGTCGACCTGCGAGCGGAGGTCCTCACCTGCGATGCGGAACGGTTCCAGCATCTTCAGGCGAGCCATCTCCGGCTCGACCAGCTCGACCGGCTGGGAGTTGATACGGACTCGACCCTCGCCGTCGCGCACGGTCGCGCGGGCGATGGCGGTCTTCTTCTTACCGGACGTGTTCGTTACCATGTGACGTTAGCACCCAGCTTCTCGGAGACCTCTCCGAGCGAGATGAACTTGATGTTCGAAAGTCGGTCCAGCGAGGTACCGTCGAGCATCTCGCCGTCTTCGTCGAACGGGTTGCCGACGTAGACGCGGATGTTCGAGAACGCCTCGCGCCCGCGGGGCTTCTTGTACGGAACCATCCCACGGATGGCACGCTTGAAGATGCGGTCGGGACGCTTCGGGTAGTACGGACCCTGGTCCGAACCAACGTCGGCGCGCTTGCGGTAGACGCCCATGACGTCCTGTTCGGAGCCAGTGATGACGGCGTCTTCCGCGTTGATGACGGCGACCTTCTCGCCTGCGAGGGCGCGCTGAGCGACCTCAGAGGCGACGCGGCCCATGATGCAGTTCTTGGCGTCGACGACGACGTCGGCGTCGAATTCTGCGAGGCTCATCGGATCACCCGTACGTTGGACCCATCGGGGTTCTGTTCAGCAATCTGTTCGAGCGTCACGACGTCGCCAACCTGCTCGATCTTCTTTCGAGCGGTGGACGAGAAGTCCACAGCAGCGACTGTGACGTTTTTCTGCAGCACACCGCTACCCAGCACCTTGCCGGGCACGACGACGGTTTCGTCTTCCCGAGCGTATCGTTCGATGCGACTCAGGTTGACTTCCGCGTGGGTGCGCCGTGGCTTTTCGAGACGGTCCGCGACATCCTGCCAGACGTTGGCACCGGACTCACGCGAGACCGCCTTCAGCTCGGCGATGAGACTGTTGAGTCTCGGGTTCGTCTTACTCATTGTCTACCTCCAGAGAGAAAGCGGAGTGCAGGGAGCAGGATTTGAACCTGCGGACTCCTATGAGACAGCGCCCTGAACGCTGCGCCGTTGGCCAGACTTGGCTATCCCTGCAAGCATTCCGCTGTACTTCATGCCCCGTAAAAACACCTTCGGTCCGACCGGCCACCGTGAGGCAGTCACACGCCACGCTGTCCGTGGGTTTGACTGCTCGCGGGGTGGGCGAACGTCGATGTTGTGTGTACGGGGCAGTAATCATTCGTTTACAGTGAGACCTTCTCTTCGAGCTCGGCCGCGCGGCCACCAAGAGAGGCGACGGCGCGAAGCACCAGCTCATCGACCGTGAAGGAACCGTCCGTCTCCACACTGAAGACGAACGCTTCCGGCACGTCGTGCACTTCGACCTCTTTACCGGGATACCGCTTCGTCAGGTCGTTGTCGAACTCGCTCGTGACTACGAGGTCACCGTCTTCGGCGTCCTCGTCGTCTGCGTGTTCGGCAGCGGCCTCTTCGATGACGCCGCGGAGAATGTTCGGTTCTTGTTCGTCGAACTCGCCGGCGTCGCCGGTGACCTCCACGCGCTGGAGGTGTCGGTAGCCGACTGCGACCCCGCCTTGATTCTTGGCGTGGTCTTTCCCGTAGCCGAGGACGGCGTCTGCCTCGAATTCGAGGCGCTGACCTTCCTTCAGCTCGATAATTGGGACGTTCTCGTCCGCGGGGACGACCATGTCGTCCGCGGACTCGATGTCCCCGGAGTACGCAGTCGCCGGCCCGTCGACTTCGAGCGCGACGGTGACGGTGTCACCAGGCTCGAACTCGTCGAGGGGCGTGGTCAGCGGAACCAGACCGAGCCGAAGCCCGATCATCTCGTCGAACATGACCGACGTGTTCTCCACGAACCGGACGGTGTCGATGGAGAACGTCGGCACGTCGGCGATCATCGCCCGACGAATGCCGTTGGCTAGCGCCGGGGTCAGACCGCGCGCGACGAATCGGGCGCGTCGGTCTTCGCGTTCGATGAACTCGACCTCGAAGTCGTTTGCCATGGTTGGTTAGAGTCGGCTGTTTTTCGGCGCGCGAGTTCCGTCGTGCGGAATCGGCGTCACGTCCTCGATACGACCGATCTCGAGACCGGCACGCGCGAGGGCGCGAATCGTTGCCTGTGCACCGGGTCCGGGGCTCTTGTTCCGGTTGCCACCGGGGCCACGGACGCGGACGTGCAGACCCGAGATGCCGGCCGCCTTGATCTGGTCGGCGACGCTCTCGGCCATCTGCATGGCCGCGTACGGGGATGCCTCGTCACGGTTCTGCTTGACGACGGAGCCACCGGACGACTTGACGATCGTCTCGGCGCCCGTGATGTCAGTGACCGTGATGAGCGTGTTGTTGAACGATGCGTGGACGTGGGCGATGCCCCACTTGTCACCAGTTTCGGATTCGCTCATTCTTGGGCCTCCGCGCGCTCAGGGTGCAGTTCGTCCGAGAGCGGCGACGTTTCGTCGAAGCTCACGGAGTCCTCTTCGTCGACCTCCACTTTGCGGGAGGGGACGGTCGTTCGAGCGCCGTCGATCGTCACGTGTCCGTGGACGATGAACTGACGTGCCTGCTGCGGAGTCTGTCCGATTCCGTTGCGGTAGGCAATCGTCTGGTAGCGTCGCTCGAGAATGTCCGTCACGTCGAGGCGCAGCGTCTGGGAGATGTCGTCCTCGGCGGACAGAATCCCGTAGCGGCGCAGGCGTGCCATAAACTCGGCTCCGAGCGCCTCTGCTTCCTCGGTGTCACCCTGGGCTTCACCGAGGAGGCGACGTGCCTCACGGCGGATGTTGCGCAGTTCAGACTGCGCACGCCAGAGTTCCTCTTTGTTCTTGAGACCGTAGCGAGAGAGGAGGTCCGCTTCCTGAGCGATACGCTCGCCCTGGAACGGGTGGTTCGGAGTCTCGTAGAACTTGGTGTTTTTACCAGTCGTCATTCTTCTGCTTGCGCCTCCTTGATCTCCTCGACGTTGACACCGATGGTGCCTTCAGTACGTCCAGTGGACTTCGTCCGCTGGCCGCGAACCTTCTGGCCGCGCTGGTGTCGAACGCCTTTGTAGGAGCTGATCATCTTCATGCGGTTGATGTCATGACGACGCTTTTCCTCGAGGTCCGAACCCGTGATGTGGGCGGTCTCACCGGAGAAGAAGTCCTTCTGTCGGTTGACCATCCACTCGGGAGAGTGGTCCTCGAAGTTCTCGACGACATCGACGACGGCGTCGATTTCGTCTTCGGGAAGCTTACCGAACAGCGCCGTTCGGTTGACTTCCGCGGCGTCGGCGATGATGCGCGCTGTGCGCTTGCCGATACCCTTCATGTCCGTCAGACTGCGCTCTACCGTCTTCGTTCCGTCAAGGTCGGT is drawn from Haloferax litoreum and contains these coding sequences:
- a CDS encoding VOC family protein, producing the protein MDRTIDHVAFGGMELYELRTAANEVGLTPTYGGEHNTGTTHMAVVPFPDGSYLELIAPTLGTDAEDSGFWPTHLAADAGPTAWCLEVPDVAASAKAAIDAGVPVDGPHEAARARPDGRLVEWDMCFEGDDLRLPFTIHDRTPRDYRVPRTSHNTAVRGLRTVVVATRDREATASLFARRHRYSSPVDINGPFTNFAVLPGTPLALCEPGDGELDARIDEVGEGPCAFLVGVTDLDRARQSLSLGPEIRFSDRRMAWFDHDLFDRRLGVVELP
- a CDS encoding MBL fold metallo-hydrolase, yielding MGTLLHQITVQELATDLDAGKSFTVVDTRPPESFDAWHIAGAVNVPYHPLDGLGGDWDWERVGELAEKGPIVAICGKGLSSTSFGFELSSRGYDDVTVVKGGMQDWSKLYEVVELDTESDDLYLAQVQRRAKGCLGYVVGSKSAKEAVVVDATRQSHEFELVAADAGMTISAVLDTHVHADHISGGRTLADRVGVPYYMGANATDRDVQYDFTPLDDGESIQVGDVEIEARFAPGHTSDMTNYLVDGRYLLTGDTLFVESVGRTELQFGDEDAATGAELLYDTLHERILSLPSETRILPGHVSVAADGTYGVASPGELVSTTLGELREELDLLGLDEDAFVHRIADDTPEKPPNYERVIAINTGRESVTDEEEATELELGPNNCAA
- the rpsB gene encoding 30S ribosomal protein S2, which encodes MSDNENDAVEVADEEPETETEAVTETGTDEAATEDETAETAEAADEAAEAEEAEPEPAFDEDVMPDEDADLLIPVEDYLAAGVHIGTQQKTNDMVRFIHRVRDDGLYVLDVSQTDSRIRTAADFLANYDPEQILVTSSRQYGRFPAEKFADAVGARARTGRFIPGTLTNPDYAGYIEPDVVVVTDPIGDAQAVKEAITVGIPVIAMCDSNNQTSNVDLVVPTNNKGRRALSVVYWLLANETLDRRGTDTVYALEDFEAEL
- the eno gene encoding phosphopyruvate hydratase, with the protein product MTRITSISLRRVLDSRGNPTVEADVLTASGGFGRAAAPSGASTGEYEAIELPPTEAIAAARRHAVPRLVDEVHAGNQREVDRALRGADGTENFSEIGANSAVAISMAAAKAGADVLGAPLYQHLGGAFRGDNFPTPLGNVIGGGEHAKEATNIQEFLAAPVGAPSVSEAVFANAKVHARASEILDERGVPAAKGDEGAWAPAVSDAEAFEIMDEAVSDVEDELGFEIRFGLDIAASEMFEDGVYHYGDETKTTDEQIDYVAEMVDEYDLVYVEDPLDENDYEGFAELTDRVGDRTLICGDDLFVTNVDRLQDGIDVGAANSILIKPNQIGTLTDAFDAVELASRNGMDAVISHRSGETEDTTIAHLAVATDAPFIKTGTVQGERTAKLNELIRIADDAV
- a CDS encoding DNA-directed RNA polymerase subunit K, with product MIQRYNRYEKARILGARALQVSYGAPVLVETEQTEPILIAAEEYDAGVLPFTVKREGK
- a CDS encoding DNA-directed RNA polymerase subunit N, whose translation is MMIPVRCFTCGKVIGEHWDEFQARAREGDEDPADVLDDLGVTRACCRRMMVSHKDLVDVVSPYQ
- a CDS encoding 30S ribosomal protein S9; this translates as MVTNTSGKKKTAIARATVRDGEGRVRINSQPVELVEPEMARLKMLEPFRIAGEDLRSQVDIDVRVNGGGVAGQADAVRTALARGLVQHLNDAELRDAYMEFDRSLLVNDVRQSEPKKWGGPGARARYQKSYR
- a CDS encoding 50S ribosomal protein L13 translates to MSLAEFDADVVVDAKNCIMGRVASEVAQRALAGEKVAVINAEDAVITGSEQDVMGVYRKRADVGSDQGPYYPKRPDRIFKRAIRGMVPYKKPRGREAFSNIRVYVGNPFDEDGEMLDGTSLDRLSNIKFISLGEVSEKLGANVTW
- a CDS encoding 50S ribosomal protein L18e, translated to MSKTNPRLNSLIAELKAVSRESGANVWQDVADRLEKPRRTHAEVNLSRIERYAREDETVVVPGKVLGSGVLQKNVTVAAVDFSSTARKKIEQVGDVVTLEQIAEQNPDGSNVRVIR
- a CDS encoding DNA-directed RNA polymerase subunit D translates to MANDFEVEFIEREDRRARFVARGLTPALANGIRRAMIADVPTFSIDTVRFVENTSVMFDEMIGLRLGLVPLTTPLDEFEPGDTVTVALEVDGPATAYSGDIESADDMVVPADENVPIIELKEGQRLEFEADAVLGYGKDHAKNQGGVAVGYRHLQRVEVTGDAGEFDEQEPNILRGVIEEAAAEHADDEDAEDGDLVVTSEFDNDLTKRYPGKEVEVHDVPEAFVFSVETDGSFTVDELVLRAVASLGGRAAELEEKVSL
- a CDS encoding 30S ribosomal protein S11; the protein is MSESETGDKWGIAHVHASFNNTLITVTDITGAETIVKSSGGSVVKQNRDEASPYAAMQMAESVADQIKAAGISGLHVRVRGPGGNRNKSPGPGAQATIRALARAGLEIGRIEDVTPIPHDGTRAPKNSRL
- a CDS encoding 30S ribosomal protein S4 encodes the protein MTTGKNTKFYETPNHPFQGERIAQEADLLSRYGLKNKEELWRAQSELRNIRREARRLLGEAQGDTEEAEALGAEFMARLRRYGILSAEDDISQTLRLDVTDILERRYQTIAYRNGIGQTPQQARQFIVHGHVTIDGARTTVPSRKVEVDEEDSVSFDETSPLSDELHPERAEAQE
- a CDS encoding 30S ribosomal protein S13, producing MSAEEPQDGSPEEEEDLRYFIRIGQTDLDGTKTVERSLTDMKGIGKRTARIIADAAEVNRTALFGKLPEDEIDAVVDVVENFEDHSPEWMVNRQKDFFSGETAHITGSDLEEKRRHDINRMKMISSYKGVRHQRGQKVRGQRTKSTGRTEGTIGVNVEEIKEAQAEE